In one window of Saprospiraceae bacterium DNA:
- a CDS encoding MBOAT family protein, with the protein MVFSSIVFILYFLPAFLICYYLVGKRYRNIVILVFSTFFYSWGAPKFIFVILGTTFLDFHLVRWMDGSANQLKRKLLLILSLSVNLGLLFYFKYSNFFIENVNVFLEGFGMNSIQWTKLILPIGISFYTFETITYVVDVYRRVHKPLQHFWDYQTYIILFPKLIAGPIIRYHELADQISDRSENETYENKLTGFYRFALGLAKKVILANHMGQYADEIFASDYTSIHGSVAWAGIIAYTFQIYFDFSGYSDMAIGIAKMIGFRFPENFDNPYTSGSITEFWRRWHITLGSWMKNYLYIPLGGNQVRNPSRLYMNLWLVFLASGLWHGASWNFVIWGAYHGCWLILERMFLQKIYDQMHSGGLKLIKTLWCFFIVMIGWVFFRVEEVDQAFAYLESMFFFSGQVGFQADFEYIFYGALSIVFAFFTYVSSGKKIQEQIYFQTYTLQRHYRMALVSLLLLSLCIAMISSSGFNPFIYFRF; encoded by the coding sequence ATGGTATTCAGCAGTATCGTTTTCATACTTTATTTTCTTCCTGCTTTTCTGATCTGTTATTATTTGGTTGGAAAGCGTTACAGGAATATAGTAATACTCGTCTTCAGTACATTTTTCTACAGCTGGGGTGCTCCTAAATTCATTTTTGTAATTTTAGGAACCACCTTTCTTGATTTTCATTTGGTTCGATGGATGGATGGATCGGCCAATCAATTAAAAAGAAAACTGTTGTTAATTCTATCGCTTAGTGTAAATCTTGGGCTTTTATTTTACTTCAAGTATTCAAATTTCTTCATCGAAAACGTCAATGTTTTTCTCGAAGGCTTCGGAATGAATTCCATTCAATGGACGAAACTCATATTGCCTATCGGCATTTCCTTTTATACTTTTGAAACAATCACCTATGTAGTCGATGTATATCGGAGAGTACATAAGCCGCTGCAACATTTTTGGGATTATCAGACCTATATTATCCTATTTCCAAAACTTATTGCAGGACCCATCATCCGTTATCACGAATTGGCAGATCAAATTAGCGACAGATCTGAAAATGAAACTTATGAAAATAAACTCACCGGCTTTTACCGGTTTGCATTGGGTCTTGCAAAAAAGGTGATCCTGGCCAATCATATGGGTCAATATGCAGATGAAATCTTTGCTTCTGATTATACTTCCATTCACGGATCGGTTGCATGGGCTGGAATAATTGCCTACACTTTTCAAATATATTTTGATTTTAGTGGCTACTCCGACATGGCTATTGGTATTGCAAAAATGATTGGGTTCAGGTTTCCTGAAAATTTCGATAATCCCTATACTTCTGGAAGTATTACTGAGTTTTGGAGGAGGTGGCATATCACCCTGGGAAGTTGGATGAAAAACTATTTGTACATTCCGTTGGGGGGCAATCAGGTCAGGAATCCATCGAGATTGTATATGAACTTATGGTTGGTTTTTTTGGCTTCCGGTTTGTGGCATGGGGCTTCATGGAATTTTGTAATTTGGGGTGCTTATCACGGATGCTGGTTGATTCTCGAACGCATGTTTCTTCAAAAAATATACGATCAGATGCATTCGGGAGGGCTGAAGTTGATCAAAACACTTTGGTGTTTTTTCATTGTGATGATCGGTTGGGTGTTTTTCAGAGTAGAAGAAGTGGATCAGGCCTTTGCATATTTGGAAAGCATGTTTTTCTTTTCAGGCCAGGTTGGATTTCAAGCTGATTTTGAATACATTTTTTATGGAGCTTTGAGTATCGTATTTGCTTTTTTTACTTATGTTTCCTCAGGAAAAAAAATTCAGGAACAAATTTATTTTCAAACCTATACACTTCAAAGGCATTACCGGATGGCCTTGGTTTCTTTGTTACTTTTAAGTCTGTGTATAGCCATGATCAGCTCGAGCGGATTTAATCCATTTATTTATTTTAGATTTTAG
- a CDS encoding nitroreductase: MNSKFSTLTELITTRKSEFPSTYKSGNIDPQLIDELISNALWAPNHKKTEPWRFVVIQGEKKKELSDFMAGHYQKTTAPDQFDPLKQRKASEKPLQSAAVIAICIHRSPEALIPSWEETAAVACAVQNLWLGCTAVGIGAYWSTPGIIKHLNAFLKLQEQEECIGLFYMGWSGNPGVERTRKSLDQVRRWL; encoded by the coding sequence ATGAATAGCAAATTTTCTACATTAACCGAGCTCATTACGACGAGAAAATCAGAATTTCCGTCGACCTACAAATCGGGCAACATTGATCCTCAATTAATAGATGAATTGATTTCCAATGCTTTATGGGCACCCAATCATAAAAAAACAGAACCTTGGAGGTTTGTGGTGATCCAGGGCGAGAAGAAAAAGGAATTGTCTGATTTCATGGCCGGACATTATCAAAAAACCACAGCTCCCGATCAATTTGACCCACTTAAGCAACGCAAAGCTTCAGAAAAACCACTTCAGTCGGCTGCTGTAATTGCAATTTGCATCCACAGAAGCCCGGAAGCCCTGATTCCATCCTGGGAAGAAACAGCTGCTGTCGCTTGTGCTGTTCAAAATTTATGGTTGGGCTGCACAGCCGTTGGAATTGGAGCTTATTGGAGTACACCCGGAATTATCAAACATCTCAACGCGTTCCTGAAACTTCAGGAACAAGAGGAGTGCATCGGCCTGTTTTACATGGGCTGGTCAGGCAACCCGGGAGTTGAACGCACCCGCAAAAGCCTCGATCAGGTAAGGAGGTGGTTATGA
- a CDS encoding metal-dependent transcriptional regulator translates to MLTVSEENYLKAIYKIMQNKGDSTVSTKELALEMGTAAASATDMIQRLAEKKFISYQKYYGLSLTKEGQKAALALLRKHRLWEVFLVEKLKFSWDEVHDIAEQLEHVHSIELVERLDSFLGYPKFDPHGDPIPNENGSFTYRSQSSLAHVGEPGSKVLVLGVRQHKPEFLRYLDSMHLKPGSSIEILDKTTYDQSIQLRNDRQFSFWISHQTALDIIVKTF, encoded by the coding sequence ATGTTGACCGTATCTGAAGAGAATTATTTGAAAGCAATTTACAAAATCATGCAGAACAAAGGCGACTCAACAGTAAGCACCAAAGAATTGGCCCTTGAAATGGGTACAGCTGCGGCTTCTGCAACGGATATGATTCAACGGCTGGCTGAGAAAAAATTTATCAGCTATCAGAAGTATTATGGCCTGAGTCTCACCAAAGAAGGCCAAAAAGCTGCCCTCGCTCTTTTGAGAAAACACCGGCTTTGGGAAGTTTTCCTGGTCGAAAAACTGAAATTCAGTTGGGATGAGGTTCACGACATCGCAGAACAACTCGAGCATGTACATTCCATCGAACTGGTGGAACGTTTGGATTCGTTTTTGGGATACCCAAAATTTGATCCGCATGGTGATCCGATTCCCAATGAAAACGGCAGTTTTACTTATCGTTCCCAATCAAGCCTGGCCCATGTCGGTGAACCCGGAAGTAAAGTTCTGGTTTTAGGTGTCAGACAGCACAAACCCGAATTTCTCAGGTATCTGGATAGTATGCATCTCAAACCCGGATCTTCCATAGAGATTCTCGATAAGACAACTTATGATCAATCCATTCAATTGAGGAATGATCGGCAATTTTCATTTTGGATCAGTCATCAAACCGCTTTGGATATCATCGTTAAAACTTTTTAA
- a CDS encoding zinc ABC transporter substrate-binding protein translates to MKKLFILFAYLCTNSCLFGQKPTILATASMWADMAKVIGGDLVEVDMIVPIGSDPHLYEPTPSDIRKVNDAQLILINGFTFEGWLEKLIRSSGTKAKQKIITEGITPITNPEFKNSTDPHAWMDALHGKIYAQNIGKALMELDPFHEREYQFNLDIYLNELDSLHLYISAQINKIAAEHRVLITSHDAFHYFGNRYGLKVESLLGTSTDADVQTGDFLRINKLIRDQKIPAIFIESTINPKLMEQISRENEVKIGGKLFADSLGEEGTEAGTYTGMLRSNTNVIVEALNQIPSESLQTPKTSEDKSSSFSLFFYIPVFILLILVVYFLIRSMRRL, encoded by the coding sequence ATGAAAAAGCTATTTATTTTATTCGCATATCTTTGTACTAACAGTTGTTTGTTTGGTCAGAAACCGACAATACTGGCCACAGCATCCATGTGGGCCGATATGGCAAAAGTTATCGGTGGAGACCTGGTTGAAGTCGATATGATTGTGCCCATTGGTTCGGACCCTCATTTGTATGAACCCACTCCAAGCGACATAAGAAAAGTAAATGATGCCCAATTAATTCTTATCAATGGTTTTACTTTTGAAGGTTGGCTCGAGAAACTGATTCGCTCTTCAGGCACCAAGGCCAAGCAAAAGATAATTACTGAAGGCATCACACCCATCACGAATCCTGAATTTAAAAATTCTACAGATCCACACGCCTGGATGGATGCTCTTCACGGAAAAATATATGCACAAAATATTGGCAAAGCCCTGATGGAACTGGACCCGTTTCACGAACGCGAATATCAATTCAATCTGGATATCTACTTAAATGAATTGGATTCACTTCATCTCTACATCAGCGCTCAAATAAACAAGATTGCCGCAGAACACAGGGTGTTAATTACATCGCATGATGCTTTCCATTATTTCGGAAATCGTTATGGATTAAAAGTCGAATCACTTCTGGGAACTTCTACAGATGCAGATGTGCAAACGGGCGATTTTTTGAGGATCAACAAATTGATACGCGATCAGAAAATCCCTGCGATATTCATTGAAAGTACCATCAACCCAAAATTAATGGAACAAATCAGCAGAGAAAACGAAGTCAAAATCGGAGGTAAGTTATTTGCAGATTCTCTTGGGGAAGAAGGCACAGAGGCCGGTACATATACGGGAATGCTGCGGTCGAATACCAATGTCATTGTCGAAGCCTTGAATCAAATACCTTCGGAATCTCTGCAAACTCCAAAAACATCTGAAGATAAATCCAGTTCTTTTAGCCTCTTTTTTTACATTCCGGTTTTTATATTACTTATATTAGTTGTTTATTTTCTGATCAGGAGCATGCGTAGATTATGA
- a CDS encoding metal ABC transporter ATP-binding protein, which yields MNGQVYSLIISGLSVAYDEKRVLSNIYLKIEPGHIYGLIGPNGAGKSTLFKAILMQLPVSSGSIKFFGKDVEECLTSIAYVPQKDDVDWQFPATVYDIVAMGRFPHKKLFERLNKQDHEFIRSSIQLLDIEKLAQRQIGELSGGQQQRVFLARALCQQADMLLMDEPFVGVDVKTEQRIIEILKQLASEGKTILVVHHDLESVQAYFDRVILINHKLMAYGETDKVFTKENIAATYASQSSLLHYPGIKT from the coding sequence ATGAACGGCCAGGTTTATTCATTAATCATTTCCGGGCTTTCAGTAGCCTATGATGAAAAAAGAGTTTTGTCAAATATTTATCTGAAAATTGAGCCAGGTCATATTTATGGATTGATTGGTCCCAATGGAGCAGGAAAGTCTACCTTATTCAAAGCGATATTGATGCAACTACCCGTCAGTTCGGGAAGCATAAAGTTTTTTGGTAAAGATGTCGAGGAGTGTCTGACTTCCATCGCATATGTTCCTCAGAAGGATGATGTGGACTGGCAATTTCCGGCCACGGTTTACGATATCGTTGCCATGGGACGGTTCCCGCATAAAAAGTTGTTTGAGCGTTTGAACAAACAGGATCACGAATTCATTCGCAGTTCAATTCAACTTCTCGACATTGAGAAACTGGCTCAGCGCCAGATTGGTGAACTTTCAGGTGGTCAACAGCAGCGCGTATTTTTAGCCAGAGCTTTATGCCAGCAAGCTGATATGTTGCTGATGGACGAACCCTTTGTAGGTGTGGATGTGAAAACGGAACAAAGGATTATTGAAATTCTCAAGCAGTTGGCATCTGAAGGCAAAACCATATTGGTAGTACACCACGATCTCGAAAGCGTACAAGCCTACTTCGATCGCGTCATTCTGATCAATCATAAGTTGATGGCATATGGAGAAACGGACAAAGTTTTCACAAAGGAAAACATAGCTGCTACCTACGCCAGCCAATCGAGTTTATTGCATTACCCGGGTATAAAAACCTAA
- a CDS encoding T9SS type A sorting domain-containing protein, which produces MKASGILVFLTFICLYSNVQSQASLTVGDVRTSWITKQGTVEEVLLSVRPKGLFMEYGLYLSFSAKGQNYKVNDSLEVVLQFTLPEKAIVTDSWLWIGEDICQAALLDIWTASNIYENIVNRRKDPSLLRKHSATSYSLRVFPMGGSEKRSVKITYLVPVNWKSSEISIAIPHEIPNASKFIPLDFPVIVWDHPDFNFVKVDNVNSSPIESSADPVLGTYKTFTLAPAGTFKPTNLVFNQLKPEPAFLGVYKSGEEHFYQLAIQPGSYINEVKSNKILYLIDYQEIANLPKETVLNSLKNEIKLSLRSSDSFNLLVTNINAYPIFNVWHSASPGNIDLAFDLAKTRMANFSNLPSIIEKGILFLDANGKKGNIVLLNNSDQFNGFNAANDLIKYITGLNSNAYKISVLDYGNRTKSSYFNNKYYYDNEYLLVNLATLYGGNYVATRNGKALTTALNEVNSDALPIIKYLEIYFKPNRGISYGKYNMQNIGLNTSLNTIIRQLGIFKGEYPLTIELNGEINNQLFFHTLVIDENEVITLDSSAKKQWQAQGIQSLEAQSNGSTYSFDILRKSLDSRILSLYTAFLCVEDTSLYCKTCIDEKNVPTANEDVNLDSLWDVKIYPNPFVDHLNVEVHFKNQIPLKNNIQGKILDLSGRTLHRFEAALENGDYLKYQWNGITTTNSIVPSGVYIMLLDTGQGTIQKKVMRY; this is translated from the coding sequence ATGAAAGCAAGTGGAATTCTCGTTTTTTTAACATTTATATGTCTTTATTCCAACGTGCAAAGTCAAGCCAGTTTAACTGTAGGCGATGTGCGGACAAGTTGGATTACTAAACAAGGCACTGTTGAAGAAGTATTATTATCGGTGCGTCCAAAAGGTCTGTTTATGGAATATGGATTGTATCTGTCTTTTTCTGCAAAAGGACAAAACTATAAAGTCAACGACTCCCTTGAAGTTGTCCTACAGTTTACCTTGCCGGAAAAAGCCATTGTTACCGATTCCTGGTTATGGATAGGTGAGGATATATGCCAGGCCGCTTTGCTCGATATATGGACCGCTTCAAATATATATGAAAATATTGTTAACCGGAGGAAAGATCCCTCTTTGTTGAGAAAGCATAGTGCAACAAGTTACAGCCTTCGCGTTTTTCCAATGGGGGGGTCAGAAAAACGCAGTGTAAAAATTACGTATTTGGTACCTGTAAATTGGAAAAGTTCTGAAATCAGTATAGCGATTCCACATGAAATTCCCAACGCGAGTAAATTTATTCCATTGGATTTTCCAGTCATCGTTTGGGATCATCCTGATTTCAATTTTGTTAAAGTTGATAATGTGAATAGTTCTCCGATTGAATCCAGCGCAGACCCGGTTCTTGGAACTTATAAGACTTTTACACTTGCTCCTGCAGGAACATTTAAGCCAACTAATTTGGTTTTCAATCAACTTAAGCCAGAACCAGCGTTCCTCGGGGTCTATAAAAGCGGAGAAGAACATTTTTATCAACTGGCAATACAACCTGGCTCTTATATCAACGAGGTGAAATCCAACAAAATTCTTTACCTGATCGACTATCAGGAAATAGCAAACCTGCCAAAGGAAACGGTTCTCAATTCTTTGAAAAACGAGATCAAGTTAAGTCTCAGGTCTAGCGATTCTTTCAATTTATTGGTAACCAATATCAATGCGTATCCAATATTCAATGTCTGGCATTCAGCTTCACCCGGTAATATCGATCTTGCATTTGATCTGGCCAAAACCAGGATGGCTAATTTTAGTAATTTGCCATCCATCATAGAAAAAGGAATTTTATTTTTGGATGCCAACGGAAAAAAAGGAAACATCGTTCTTCTCAATAATTCGGATCAGTTTAATGGATTTAATGCAGCCAATGATTTAATTAAATACATTACCGGGCTAAATTCAAATGCGTATAAAATTTCAGTGCTGGATTATGGCAACCGTACAAAATCAAGTTATTTTAATAACAAGTATTATTATGATAACGAGTACCTGCTGGTCAATCTGGCAACCTTGTATGGAGGAAATTATGTTGCAACAAGAAATGGCAAAGCATTGACAACAGCCCTCAATGAAGTAAACAGCGATGCCTTACCCATAATCAAATACCTGGAAATTTATTTTAAACCAAACAGAGGGATCAGTTATGGTAAATACAATATGCAAAATATTGGTTTAAATACATCATTGAATACAATTATCAGGCAGTTGGGCATATTTAAAGGAGAGTATCCTTTAACAATAGAATTGAATGGTGAAATCAACAATCAATTATTTTTTCATACATTGGTTATTGATGAAAATGAAGTCATTACATTGGATTCAAGTGCAAAGAAACAATGGCAGGCACAAGGTATACAAAGCTTGGAAGCTCAATCTAACGGCTCAACATATTCATTTGATATTTTGAGAAAAAGTCTGGATAGTCGCATTTTAAGTTTATATACTGCATTTCTTTGTGTTGAAGATACCAGTCTTTATTGCAAGACATGCATTGACGAAAAGAATGTCCCAACTGCAAATGAAGATGTCAACCTGGATAGTTTGTGGGATGTTAAAATATATCCGAATCCATTTGTTGATCATTTAAATGTGGAAGTGCATTTCAAAAATCAAATTCCTCTAAAGAATAATATTCAGGGAAAAATCCTGGATCTTTCAGGCCGTACACTGCATCGTTTTGAAGCGGCTCTTGAAAATGGTGACTATCTAAAGTATCAATGGAACGGTATCACTACGACGAATTCAATCGTGCCTTCAGGAGTTTACATCATGTTGCTGGACACCGGTCAGGGAACCATACAGAAGAAGGTGATGAGGTATTAA
- a CDS encoding nucleoside deaminase — MIQVFDDDYFMKMALDQANKAAQQGEIPIGAMLVAGNQILAKAHNQTEMLHDVTAHAEILCITSASQHLQSKYLKQCTLYITLEPCPMCASALRWAQLGRLVYAAEDEKMGYMRYGNSMLHPATKIEFGLRREEAGLLLREFFQKKRILKSLRK, encoded by the coding sequence ATGATTCAGGTATTTGATGACGATTACTTTATGAAAATGGCATTGGATCAGGCCAATAAAGCTGCACAGCAAGGTGAAATCCCTATAGGCGCTATGCTTGTTGCCGGAAATCAAATCCTTGCCAAAGCACATAATCAAACTGAAATGCTCCACGACGTTACAGCCCATGCTGAAATCCTGTGTATCACCTCGGCTTCCCAACATCTCCAAAGCAAATACCTGAAACAATGCACGCTTTACATCACCCTGGAACCATGCCCAATGTGCGCGTCTGCTTTGCGATGGGCGCAATTGGGACGTTTGGTTTATGCTGCAGAGGATGAAAAAATGGGTTATATGCGTTATGGGAATTCCATGTTGCATCCAGCAACAAAAATTGAATTTGGCCTTCGGAGAGAAGAAGCTGGCTTGCTTTTGAGAGAATTTTTTCAAAAAAAGCGAATCTTAAAATCGCTCAGAAAATAA
- the guaB gene encoding IMP dehydrogenase produces the protein MEPHFFSSQFPQQEALTFDDVLLVPSYSEVLPRETDISSQLTTDIRINVPIVSAAMDTVTEKDLAISMAREGGLGFIHKNMSIEQQAEQVRSVKRSESGMIIDPVTLSVGAKVKDALELMARHRIGGIPVVDQHYRLVGILTNRDLRFEAHPQKPISEIMTADHLITAPAGTTLEKAKTILQKFKIEKLPVVKKDGTLIGLITYKDIMKIQNYPNSCKDALGRLVVGAAVGIAADTLERIEALVHVDVDVVCIDTAHGHSKGVLDMVKKVRKKFKSLQLIGGNIATGEAALDLVQAGVNAVKVGVGPGSICTTRVVAGVGVPQLTAIALAAKALNKKGVPIIGDGGIRYTGDIPKALAAGASTIMAGSLFAGTEEAPGETIIFEGRKFKVYRGMGSLGSMQLGSKDRYFQDVEDDIKKLVPEGIEGRVPYKGLVSEVMVQYIGGLRASMGYVGARNINEMHRAKLVRITNSGINESHPHNITITKESPNYTRR, from the coding sequence ATGGAACCACATTTCTTTTCTTCGCAATTTCCACAGCAGGAAGCCCTTACCTTTGATGACGTTTTATTGGTACCCTCTTATTCAGAGGTGCTCCCCCGGGAAACAGATATTTCCAGTCAGCTCACTACCGATATCCGAATTAACGTACCCATTGTTTCTGCAGCGATGGATACAGTTACTGAAAAAGACCTCGCGATTTCAATGGCAAGGGAAGGTGGACTGGGATTTATCCACAAGAATATGAGTATTGAGCAGCAGGCCGAACAAGTGCGAAGCGTAAAAAGATCGGAAAGCGGCATGATCATAGATCCGGTTACCTTAAGCGTGGGAGCGAAGGTTAAAGATGCTTTGGAGCTTATGGCCAGGCATCGCATCGGCGGGATTCCTGTGGTGGATCAGCATTACCGGTTGGTTGGTATTTTAACAAACAGGGATTTAAGATTTGAGGCTCATCCGCAAAAGCCCATTTCTGAAATCATGACTGCCGATCATTTGATTACGGCACCAGCCGGAACAACTTTAGAAAAAGCGAAAACCATTTTACAGAAATTTAAAATTGAAAAACTCCCCGTCGTAAAGAAGGATGGCACCCTGATCGGACTGATCACTTATAAAGACATCATGAAAATTCAGAACTATCCGAATTCTTGTAAAGATGCTCTGGGTCGATTGGTCGTAGGTGCAGCAGTTGGGATTGCCGCGGATACCCTGGAGCGAATCGAGGCATTGGTTCATGTGGATGTCGATGTGGTATGTATCGATACCGCACATGGACATTCCAAGGGAGTGCTCGATATGGTGAAAAAAGTCCGAAAAAAATTTAAATCATTACAGTTGATCGGAGGAAACATCGCTACCGGAGAAGCTGCTTTGGATTTGGTGCAGGCTGGTGTGAATGCAGTTAAAGTCGGAGTGGGTCCGGGGAGTATTTGTACAACAAGGGTCGTTGCAGGGGTAGGTGTTCCGCAGCTTACCGCCATCGCGCTGGCGGCAAAAGCGCTGAATAAAAAAGGTGTCCCTATAATAGGCGATGGTGGTATCAGATATACAGGCGATATTCCTAAGGCACTTGCGGCCGGTGCGAGCACCATTATGGCTGGTTCGCTTTTTGCCGGAACAGAAGAAGCTCCCGGCGAAACCATCATCTTTGAAGGAAGGAAATTTAAAGTTTATCGGGGCATGGGATCTTTGGGTTCGATGCAATTGGGAAGCAAAGACCGGTATTTCCAGGATGTGGAAGACGATATTAAAAAACTTGTTCCAGAAGGTATTGAAGGAAGGGTTCCTTATAAGGGACTGGTTTCTGAAGTCATGGTCCAATACATAGGCGGACTGAGAGCCAGTATGGGTTATGTGGGTGCGCGCAACATCAATGAAATGCATCGTGCAAAGCTGGTTAGAATTACCAACAGCGGAATCAACGAATCTCATCCGCATAATATCACTATTACCAAAGAATCTCCTAATTATACAAGGAGATAA
- a CDS encoding VOC family protein, with protein sequence MKNPAGSFGWADLTVENADQIRDFYANVIGYSFSEVDMGGYSDFCMNSPDDGQTKTGICFARGSNSGLPPVWLIYFYVNNLDESLEKLVAANGKIISGPKNMGSAKYAIVQDPAGAYCALYQE encoded by the coding sequence ATGAAAAATCCGGCAGGTTCTTTTGGATGGGCTGATCTCACGGTTGAAAATGCAGATCAGATCCGGGATTTCTATGCAAATGTCATAGGTTACAGTTTTAGTGAAGTGGACATGGGTGGCTATTCTGACTTTTGCATGAACTCACCGGATGACGGGCAAACCAAAACGGGAATTTGTTTTGCCAGAGGTAGCAACAGCGGACTACCGCCCGTTTGGCTGATTTATTTTTATGTGAATAACCTCGATGAGAGTTTGGAGAAATTAGTGGCCGCTAACGGAAAAATTATTTCAGGCCCGAAAAACATGGGTTCAGCGAAATATGCCATCGTACAGGATCCGGCAGGCGCTTATTGTGCTTTGTATCAGGAATGA